The following coding sequences lie in one Pontibacter sp. G13 genomic window:
- a CDS encoding glycosyltransferase family A protein, giving the protein MTAPTVSVVIPCYNSAKYLPETLQSVIHQSYKHWEIIAVNDGSKDNTLEVLRAFAEREPEKIQVIDSENQGACAARNLGLSKATGQYVQFLDADDVLKSDKLENQVGYLGESSFDWVVGDYTMFDQTMEIKMGFVELASIEEKPLETSITSIINTTNPLYKTACVKNIGGYRVQWPSAQDYDFHIRLVLSGAKPGYLSGKTFDKREVAGSISSNWVKVNRVTCRVIEDLKPAILTQEGLTDTARKHIATLYYNTAIHASGEIADLEHDLSEMASWWGDPEFLGSGLKKMIAKALGVRGLVHLDRLRFAK; this is encoded by the coding sequence ATGACCGCACCGACTGTATCGGTTGTAATTCCTTGTTACAACTCAGCCAAATATCTCCCAGAAACCCTTCAGAGTGTCATTCACCAATCCTACAAGCATTGGGAAATCATCGCCGTCAATGACGGTTCTAAGGATAATACACTTGAGGTGCTCCGCGCTTTTGCAGAAAGAGAACCTGAAAAGATCCAAGTGATTGATTCTGAAAATCAAGGTGCTTGTGCAGCAAGGAATCTAGGTTTGAGTAAAGCAACAGGTCAATACGTCCAATTTTTGGATGCAGATGATGTATTGAAATCGGATAAACTGGAAAACCAAGTTGGATATCTGGGTGAATCATCATTTGATTGGGTAGTCGGCGATTATACCATGTTTGATCAGACGATGGAGATTAAGATGGGATTCGTAGAATTGGCCTCGATCGAGGAAAAACCTTTGGAGACTTCCATCACTTCGATCATCAATACAACCAATCCGCTTTATAAAACTGCCTGCGTCAAAAATATCGGAGGATATCGCGTTCAATGGCCCTCTGCACAGGATTATGACTTCCATATCCGTTTGGTTCTGTCCGGTGCAAAGCCGGGATATTTATCTGGAAAGACCTTCGATAAAAGGGAAGTTGCAGGTTCGATTTCCAGTAATTGGGTCAAAGTGAATCGGGTTACTTGTCGAGTGATTGAAGACTTGAAGCCTGCGATCTTGACTCAAGAAGGATTGACAGATACCGCAAGAAAACACATTGCGACCTTGTATTACAATACCGCCATACATGCTTCTGGGGAGATTGCAGATTTGGAACATGATCTATCTGAGATGGCGAGCTGGTGGGGAGATCCAGAATTTTTGGGAAGTGGTCTCAAAAAAATGATTGCAAAGGCATTGGGTGTTAGGGGGTTAGTGCATTTGGACCGTTTGAGGTTTGCCAAATGA
- a CDS encoding sulfotransferase family 2 domain-containing protein, with amino-acid sequence MKHPTIFLHIPKAGGTTLRNILTSQVQENQFFHLYEDMATLGQELGLLQNMSAEEKANLRLVAGHFRFGLHRLFQQPFSYVTFLRNPYKRIVSQYWHIHRRPKHYLYEQVVGKKLSLEEFILSGLSIELDNAQTRLIGTDFDQPLPSVGSADQAMLDLAKKRLDESFLVVGIQEQFDESLLLIEEKLGLKNVVYERKNVNQASSSGKSSLSDRELEAIAQTHRLDLELYDYAKNKLASELEVRPQFFEEGLKKLESRNQRYIRKVQFSRRISNLLKKFDR; translated from the coding sequence ATGAAGCATCCAACGATTTTTCTTCATATCCCCAAGGCTGGAGGAACAACCTTGCGGAATATTTTGACCAGTCAGGTACAGGAAAATCAGTTCTTCCATCTGTATGAAGATATGGCTACCCTTGGGCAAGAATTAGGACTGCTTCAAAATATGTCAGCCGAAGAAAAGGCGAATCTTAGGTTAGTTGCGGGGCATTTTCGATTCGGATTGCATCGCCTATTTCAGCAGCCTTTTTCCTATGTCACCTTCCTGAGAAATCCATACAAACGGATTGTTTCTCAGTATTGGCATATTCATCGTCGGCCAAAGCACTATCTGTATGAACAGGTAGTAGGGAAAAAGTTGAGTCTCGAAGAATTCATCCTAAGTGGTCTGTCGATCGAGTTGGACAATGCACAAACGCGATTGATCGGTACCGATTTTGATCAGCCGCTACCTTCTGTTGGATCTGCGGATCAGGCCATGCTTGATTTGGCTAAAAAGCGATTAGATGAATCCTTTTTGGTGGTCGGAATTCAAGAACAATTTGATGAAAGTCTATTGCTAATTGAAGAAAAGCTAGGCTTGAAAAACGTTGTATACGAGCGCAAAAATGTGAATCAAGCGAGTTCTTCCGGCAAATCTTCTCTTTCTGATCGGGAGTTGGAGGCAATCGCCCAAACACACCGGCTAGATTTGGAGCTATATGATTACGCCAAAAACAAGCTCGCGAGCGAATTGGAGGTAAGACCCCAGTTTTTCGAAGAAGGACTGAAAAAGCTCGAGTCCCGGAATCAACGATATATCCGGAAAGTGCAGTTTAGCCGAAGAATCAGCAACCTTCTCAAAAAGTTTGACAGATGA
- a CDS encoding glycosyltransferase, giving the protein MIPACYILLPVHNRKAHTEQFVLCLSEQIRQDFHLLLIDDGSTDGTAERIAEILAPNQLTVIRGKGDWYWGGGLDQGYKWLKKNQISPDQVVLLINDDSEVPSDFLSKGIELVAKHPDTLIQATTISLQNENDIRGGLHMDWANYHLSFAKSNHELNCLNTRGLFLTWESFDRIGGFYPGVLRHYRSDIEFTLRARRKGLKLMVSPELKLVADLDATGIRELDTNLPFSKYLKLLFSRRSSLNPLMHTGFILLSSPVRYAIPSLFKAWKNFGRRIFMYFKAKVSQTASI; this is encoded by the coding sequence ATGATCCCTGCTTGCTATATCCTCCTTCCTGTTCACAACCGAAAAGCACATACCGAACAGTTTGTCCTGTGCCTATCTGAGCAAATCCGTCAAGATTTTCATCTTTTGTTGATCGACGATGGCTCCACAGATGGTACTGCTGAACGGATTGCCGAGATTTTGGCCCCAAATCAGTTGACTGTCATTCGTGGAAAAGGCGACTGGTACTGGGGTGGTGGCTTGGATCAAGGCTACAAATGGCTCAAGAAAAACCAGATTTCTCCAGATCAGGTCGTTCTGCTCATTAATGATGATTCAGAAGTCCCTTCCGATTTTCTCTCAAAAGGGATTGAGTTGGTAGCGAAACACCCTGATACATTGATTCAGGCTACGACCATTTCTCTTCAAAATGAAAATGACATTCGAGGTGGTCTGCACATGGACTGGGCAAACTATCATTTGTCATTCGCCAAAAGCAACCATGAATTAAATTGCCTGAATACACGCGGTCTGTTTCTTACGTGGGAAAGCTTTGACAGAATTGGTGGGTTTTATCCAGGGGTGCTTAGGCATTATCGATCCGATATAGAGTTCACCCTTCGAGCTCGACGGAAAGGCCTCAAGCTTATGGTGTCTCCTGAACTGAAACTGGTTGCAGATCTGGATGCCACAGGAATTCGGGAGTTGGACACAAACCTCCCATTCTCTAAATATCTGAAGTTGCTCTTCTCACGTCGTTCAAGCCTGAATCCGCTGATGCATACTGGGTTCATACTTTTGTCTTCACCAGTGAGATACGCCATTCCAAGCCTTTTTAAGGCATGGAAAAATTTTGGAAGAAGAATCTTCATGTATTTCAAGGCTAAAGTTTCCCAAACGGCTTCCATATGA
- a CDS encoding glycosyltransferase family 2 protein encodes MSNYPKISIITPSFNQAQFLEDTILSVLGQEYPNLEYIIMDGGSNDGSKEIIEKYADRLTYWQSEPDNGQADAINAGFARATGDILGWVNSDDMYMPGTLHYMAKQFEQVKEPTIFFGNSVHIFEEHTGIFGSKVQQKHEMYDLSLVDYIIQPSSFWNRATWERVGPLNEKMHFGFDWAWFIEAERAGVDFRPLKRYMSVYRKHDAHKSGSGGEKRDQELLKLYETYNTPAQVEAFKKHKSQSGIKQLENTLTRMRVGKFMNIEHLIWRMFFKMVSLSDAASIRRN; translated from the coding sequence ATGAGTAATTATCCCAAAATCTCCATCATCACTCCCTCCTTTAACCAAGCGCAGTTTTTGGAGGACACGATCCTATCTGTGCTGGGACAGGAGTATCCCAATCTCGAGTACATCATCATGGACGGAGGGTCCAATGATGGCTCCAAGGAGATCATTGAGAAGTATGCGGATCGCCTCACCTATTGGCAAAGTGAGCCCGACAATGGACAGGCTGATGCTATTAATGCTGGTTTTGCCAGGGCTACAGGTGATATCTTGGGGTGGGTAAACTCCGATGATATGTATATGCCGGGAACCTTGCACTATATGGCCAAACAATTTGAGCAGGTGAAGGAACCGACGATCTTTTTCGGAAACTCCGTCCATATTTTCGAAGAACATACAGGTATATTCGGAAGCAAAGTTCAGCAAAAGCACGAAATGTACGATTTGAGCTTGGTGGATTATATCATCCAACCCAGCTCATTTTGGAACCGCGCTACTTGGGAACGAGTGGGGCCCCTCAATGAAAAGATGCACTTTGGGTTTGATTGGGCGTGGTTTATTGAGGCTGAACGTGCAGGAGTGGATTTCCGACCGCTCAAACGGTACATGTCCGTTTATCGTAAACACGATGCTCACAAAAGTGGCTCTGGAGGCGAAAAGCGAGATCAGGAATTGCTGAAGCTCTATGAGACGTATAATACCCCTGCTCAAGTAGAGGCATTCAAAAAGCACAAGAGCCAATCGGGAATCAAGCAATTGGAGAATACACTCACACGGATGAGGGTGGGAAAATTTATGAACATCGAGCATCTGATTTGGAGGATGTTTTTTAAGATGGTTTCCCTAAGTGATGCGGCGAGCATTAGAAGGAATTAA